A segment of the Cydia splendana chromosome 16, ilCydSple1.2, whole genome shotgun sequence genome:
GCATTACACTACAAGAAGCTGGGTTTGGAATGGGTTGGGGAATAGCAAATCAAAGAGTACAAGTTttgttataggtacttaccatAAATATACTGACGGATGACATGGTGATgtggtttttatttaatttccgTTTAAGTTGTATTTCAATTAAATTCTCAAAGCTATTAAATCCAGCAAGCGGCATTTCAGTATATATTAGTGAGGCATGCAATTTTGCAATCGACATACAATTCTATGTTCCATTATATCGGTACACAAGGGAATTTCTTCGAAAGAGACAATAATTGCTACCACAtgttaacattttaaaatatatgtaaccacaaataataattaaaaagaaaattataacctataattatttttcaattaACAATAAAAGAAGCATTAGAAAATACAGCAATTTATGTAGCTTTCATATATTCCAGGTATTTGCACAACaagtttgttattttatttgtctTGCGCATGcagtttaaaataaacatttatatcCAAGATTTATTATTGCTATACTAATTAATAGCAAATTTATACTAATTGTTTGCTAAAACATGAATACAGATTTATATGTACACAGTCCTACTTGCAGTTCGATAAAATTTTAATCATGTTCAATTGGAAAAGAGTTGGATTTCTTTTGTTTAGTTAAATTTATTTCCTCAACTTTATTTTCTACACTACAGAATTCAAATTTCACgggcaaattttggattttttcttGTATAGCTGGGTTTTAGGAGGATAGGGTAGCCCCCATTTTGTAGGACAAATGACCACTGGTGATGCTATGTTAGAATAGATCGTACGGGCCAATCAAAGGGGAGCCTACATTAGTATAGTTTTTAACCCCCGAGTCCCCCGACGCAAATAGAGgggtctgtctgtctatctgtctgtggcatcgtagctctccaatggatggaccgatttcgatgtGGTCTTTCTTACGTGAAAGTGAGTTttcttgcggtggttcttagctatgtttgatagaAATCGGTCCAGCAGTTTAAAGATTATTcgctcttttccaaaatgatgtaaggcatTTATGGCATGAAATGATATTTTTGGCATATAACGTAGGGGTttttcaaacattttaatttaatagttatgcccaaggaccggaaaacccctctttacgcttaatcctatccattcggtaacccaatcgattcggttaccgtatcattcggtaaccctatcatactgttacctgattgtaatggtaagcttattgaaacggtaaccttaacctttaaccgagttaattcaaaaccccatcgcgatagggtttttgttaggggtttttaacaggtttttattcggttatggtaacctttattatcggttgcttatacGTTTGCAACATCCGTATTTAGTGATGTTCCGTCAGtagaatactaaaaaaaatagttgttttatgaattgttaactttcttaattttgttttttttacttttttgtttatttatttactataattcatttatttcattcatgttatttattttattaataatatttattttataaatgttatttattttatcaatgatattcattttattaatgcaatttattttattaataatattcatttgattaatattatttatttattttgattattttgtttattgtatttattgtgtttatttcgttaatttcattcatttcatgtaTTGTTTAGTATGTGGTTTCAGTGACAGAGTTATTCATACTGCGACCTGCGACTTTCTGCATTATATTCAATTAGAATGTTATTCTGAATTAAGTtaacttttgtagtacaatgtatataatttgtaaaataaatttcactCCTCTTTTCAatggtcggattgatttgaattttttttagcgtaaaagttgtgattgtgatagataggtaggtacatttttttaggAGCTTTCGAAACGgtgatgataatttgataatgaagctacataaaaagtaaactgcgaaattataattatgatggttcaatgtatattcttttgccaattaagtatgtattttgtttattattcttatcagccttgaggtcttacgtatgctatctctttcacacatacggaaagtgaatgagatagcaaattacagcaggtaagaaaagagtcctacgcttatcactagatttgcagaaagtcgcagatcgcagcatgaattattgtattgtattatttggcgtgtttccacttgagaccgtcatttattactcattggcaataacaataagatttagtcgtggcgtggtgaattttttgacaGCATTTGATTTGAGACACGTGCGGTAGGCGGTGtgtgaaacgatattaatacctattgatttccgtctaataatgaattcaaattttaaatatcagctgaacttttaaaaacacaatgagtctcggtagtaactcggacactgaaactacatactaatgcctattcccatctgtgcccggcggagagaaataggaatacaccatatcgagctattccttatcataccgtaaaccggggttactttgatttgcgggtcgactttgataacGACTTCCCTCCGCTACTAAAGTGCTAGTTTTGACGAGTTGGAAAATACCTTcgcagttattttttctttattggcaacactgatagttgcTTCACCGCCCAGTAACCGGACGCGAGTGTAATATTACTATTtcgtcttgaaaaaaaaaattaatggcGGGTACGCATTTCTTCCTGGTTTTATTGCTTGAAAAACTTAAACTGTATTTGtgtcaataattaaatacatgtaattttatagtgtcttaggttaatcagtgtttattcgtgagtttataaaaaaatacctgtattCAACAACCTACACATGAGCACATAACTggggaatccatgggtcggggtgtctttgatcacttatacgtggtgaaattgatcaaaatattaaagtaacaccatgaattattttggcaacttatgatttttttatgtatctttttcaataataaataggtatcgtttgagtcagtggaagaggtagaggttgtagaattataagtttgtatgtaAATGTTGATCTCCGGAACTGCTTATCTGATTTTAAGCATTCTTTTACCCGTTTCtattgtatggaattaactttctgggtggaaattggctatatttAATCCTGCGTCTTTGCTTTAGGGATTTTATTATACGTGCGTAAGGCCACCAGCCCACCACCACCAGGGTATTAATTAATTCTACTATTATtaaatatgcatttttttttataaaaacaatgccagagattacaaaaaaaatatcgggtaacgagactacaaaaaataccaagaagaacAACTCAATGATGCACTCGCACACATAGTGGCGGGCACAAAATGTATTCGTGCCGCATCGaaagcatacaattttttttatacaactttACACATTAAGTATAAAGGCAACATATCAAAAACCCGGGTGCCCagaccaaatttactgaaaccgtaaagcttgcaattcaaaaatcagttgctaagtgagataataagttataatcctacgttatttatagtagataatataataagcgcttaaagttattaatttgtatcatttggtatgttatcaaagtaaccccacaccttaaaaatataaataacttaaaaagtacttaacggatttttattttttaattttttatgggCTTTTTGGGGGGctactttagattgtcagcaaaaaaaattgtggtttcaaagtaaccccattctcaatataactttgatcgcgttgtttttatttatttccgaaaaaaatataagtcctaatttttttttatttggcaggcggaaagaagagaaaaaaccgattattatatttttatttcatatttttacctaTATTAGGAAAGTCAAAAAATGgtgccaaactctaaaattgatcaaagtaaccccggtttacggtacctttaaaaacaccttttttagggttccgtacccaaagggtaaaaacgggatcctattactaagactcggttgtccgtctgtctgtcactaggctgtatctcatgaaccgtgatagctaggcagttgacattttcacagattatgtattgctgttgccgctattacaacaaatactaaaaacagaatattataaatatataagttgggctcccatacaacaaacgtgattcctttgctgttttttgcgcaatggtacagaacccttcctgcgcgagtccgactcgcacttggccggtattttattttttacattaaattaggcacagtgagccattgaagtgtttcgctatccaccatccggtcagatcagctgaattgtacctgatgatttagttatcacattaaaagcaatacgggtatcgaccaatacaaagactatgcggcagtaaattaaagtaataaaattaggtataaattagacaagaaactattattatttacttctatctatacggcacccagactgcattttaatccaggaatattattaagaatataaaatcatttttacatttacttgattaagaatgagattattcttattaaatttgttcacatacgtttattatttccgatcaaaattattggaataattttgacggaaataaaatcaacatgattttattcttaggaattcttattcaaataatgattttattcttgaatgcccaacactgcttactaagtatgtatctatttaatttaatcaaaattatttcacctaggtaccaatgttacagatactcaataaatataatgaattctggtattaatgaaatatttgaagtattaaaataaggttatcactgctatagataatatatatatattctgctcgctgcattaagcaaaacaaggtaaattacgacttttagctgacacaactcaccgcatctgaaaacgtttaaaagtagttgcttattataaaataagcccataataactacctattatgtcatttgtcaacaatggttaaatatctaccacactaccacaatccgctaacgcatgtatctttatcacaaagtgatttatttaatcactctatctaaagataaactatacctaccagtaaaattactagttaggttaaaatatttccttaaatcagtctttactctgtatgtacataccaagtttgaacccgaaaatagaaaaataatatctaagtagcattaagaatataactaaataatagcagatattgctaggataggatggtgtttacttgcagcaagcccttttctaaaaattccaaactagaattgctccgaaatgaacaaaaacaataagaacacacaggtataaagataaacaaaggaatggccgcgctgcggctgtcgctccaaagtaatactgtaatcgctcaataatgttttcaattttagcttaaggactcaaagtacaatattgtttgaattgacaataagcgaagttaccgacaaaaaaacatgtttgtgctggagacttaatagaccgcccatgccaaccacggttattcaataataagttcaatttaagtgtgcgtaaagattacaatcgtttgaactggttcaaaaccttattatgaggtaactgaatcgactgggtttttatttcggttaccggtaaccgaggttaactcgatctgatacggttaccgaatcaaagtgttaccttatcagacggttaccgttatggtaggggtttttataaccacttttaaaataaccctatgaaaaaccccggttaaggtaaccggttccggtccctggTTATGCCTAGTTAATAAACGTCAATGCTTGCTTCTTATTCGCGGCTATCATCACCCAAATCTTGCTGACAAGGTGATTCCGGTATGCAAGGACTGTCATAAATGATGACACATCTGTCCTCCACGGTCACGCATGCTGTCGCTGGCTGATTGGTCGTTGTCGCTGTTGTCGGTGGATGATTGGTCGTTGTAATGATCAACTTGGTCGATTTAGAAGCCAACTTCTTGTACTTGGTAGTTATTTCTGAAAATACAGTATTTTATAACTAAGAACCATTTCGATGGATAACAGTCACTAATGTTACTATTACTTAAAACTGCATGTAAATTAGTTAATTCCTTCGGGAATTACGACGCTAATATCTTTTTCAATTACTTATATagaaaggggctattcataaattacgtcatttcaaattagggggggggggtctcgacatcggatgatggtagcatgccgtaggaggaaacggggtcattcgaaacatgattttaggggggggggtcaaaaaccgatgacgtaatttatggacagccccaaagTTATGTGTCCTCTTGTCCGTCAGCAactaaaactatatttttctgACACTGGTCCCttcaaggatgactcacgctagaccgggccggagcatctggcgcttcgttttctatgaaaagtaCCACATTATCACCCAACAgccatcatagaaaatgacatgtcggacgtctAGGCCGGGGCTCGGCccgatctaacgtgagtcatcctttagtccgacttacaaatttatttacaatacaatcctcttatatactcaacaaaataaaaataaaataccatatTTGGTGGTGGTAGTGGCAGGTTTTGGGGTAGTGGTGGTAGTAGTGGTAGTGGTGCTAGTAGTGGTAGTGGTGCTAGTGGTGGTAGTGGTGGATGTTGTAGTTTCAACTCTGGCTTTGGTAGTAGCTACAGAAGCCTTAGTTGTTTCCACTTCTTTAGTTGTTTCTTGGTTACAACAGTTGCAGCAGTCTGGGTTACTTGTTGTTGCTTCGCTAATAGTTACTTCTTTAGTTGTTTCTTGGTTACAACAGTTGCAGCAGTCTGGGTTACTTGTTGTTGCTTCGCTAGTTACTTCTTTAGTTGTTTCTTGGTTACAACAGTTGCAGCAGTCTGGGTTAATTGTTGTTGCTTCGCTGGTTACTTCTTCAGTAGTTTCTTGGTTACAACAACTGCAGCAGTCCGGGTTGTTTGCaagaattttatttacaaaaattggTCTTTGATCGGGTATTATATAAGGCCCGTTATATCCACACTCGAGACGATCATCGTTTACTCGACAAGGAAGACCGTATATGGTTACACTTGCCTGAAAGAGGTagctttttagcattagaaCATTTGTAATTAGTTACAgttaattatttgtatttaacctggggccaaattcgacatgtacaactgtcagatttcgcaTCCACGTCAAATCAACAGTTGATTTTATTGCATGTTGATTCTATCAAGTGTTGATTCCATCAACGTAggataatatcatttggtacaaccaaaactcaactcTAAGCTCGGGGTGGTGCGGTTTGGTTTagttgtcacctaactgtggattactaatgtcaaattttgacatcGTACGTATTCGTGAACTTATGATTTTTCCTACATCAACGGGAGATTAACACGATAAGTCAAACGTCGCTTGTCGAATAGGGGTCCTTTTAGAGGGCGCTAGTTCTATATAGTGCACGAAAACTAAAGTGTTATTAAAGCAAACGAATTGAAAAGAAGGCAATTCAAGAAGAGGTATGCAAAACTTCATAATATCGCATTGAATCTTAATTTTTCTCGTTATCTTTTTTGGATGCACGCCCTGTAAAATGTAAACAACTATGTATGGCATAAGCTTTGTTTTTAAGTGTGACTTTCACatgaatataaaaatacaatctAAGTAAGTAGGGAACATAGGGAAATATATCGATAGAATTGTATGATTTCACTCATTGACCTTTCGTTATTTTTCTGGTGTGATTAATAAGTTTCAACGTTTGTTCAATATCAAGTGAGTACGTCAAAGCTAAAAAATCTTAACCAAAAAGCATACCATTTCATCagattttttttggtttttattgTAACCGCATAAGGTTCTGTTGCTTGCAGTCTCACACGAGTCGTCGTAGTCGTACGGGCAACAACTCTGGGAGCCAGATTGGCAGCAGATTCCCGAATTGGCGTCGCCATTTTGTCTCTCGACCGGTTTACTTGGGGTGACTTCGATGGAGACATACTCGTATTCAATAGGGGCACTGTATGCTAGAGTTACAGTCATCTAGGAATTTCGAAAAATATGGCGGATTAATCTGGATAttagataattatatttatcTTAATGAGGGGTGACAAAAATTTGTGTATTAATAGGGAAGGGGTTTCTTCCTTGAAAAGATTTACAATTATATTTCTTTCTTATTTCAATAGGAATAATAACATTATCATCGAATATTTGACgcttatcttatacctttaaagcaattcttgtttatttatttatttattataggtatatgtatatttatatgtatatatatttcggggatctcggaaacggctctaacgatatcgatgaaatttgctatatggggattTTTCGATGTTTGAAACAATACGTATAACTTACCATAAGTATACTGACATCGTGGCTTTTCATGTCCCTGCTGGTCACGCTTGATGGATATTTTAATTAATCCAGCAATCAGCATAAaccaataataatattaattaaaaatattaaattataaaaaagccAGATTGATTAAATGATTACCTACACACAATTTTTTCCAGTGTTACTCCTAACTGAGATAAATTTAATTGTTAAAATCGAACACTATTAAACAATGTTAACCGTTTAGATAACAGAACAGAAAACAAATGAATATACTTGATTCTAAGACTTACTGTTATACTAGCAATATTAAGCATTAAACTATTAAGTGCTAGTGTactttttaaatcatttttagtTAGTTAAATCACTGATACGATTATTAGATGCCGTAAAACCCAACTACAGTCCAGTACCTACTACAACTTTGGTCCACAAGTTCTACATCATCATCAATCATTTTTCTCCTATTTTTACAttccctaatgttttttgtcATAATGATTATTAGTCCTAACGCTCCTATGCCCTAATTATGGTTGTACAAACTAAAGATATGATTTAACCAATCGTTAAAGAGATTTGAAGCGAACAAAAGAGATCACAACATATTATATATGAATATTTCACAAGTGCAAAAGGGACAACGAATGTATTCACAAGACTATATTTTGACTTATTTAACATCAACCGTATACGGCGTGTACTAACATGACGAGCAATCAGTATGAGTTGGTACGAGTAAGCACAGACGAGacaacttaatgttttaaaaagaaataatCCAGACAAACTTTAATAGTTCCAATGACACTTGACGCCAGTGCGTTTATAATTGCATTGCATTTGTTATGCATTGCATTTTTAATGATTTGTACATATAATTCTGTGGGCGTCAATATTAATGTTGTGCCAAACATGTGTCAGCCCCGTGGTGGTAGAATCGAGTGCGGGTACCGAAGATTAATGTATGCAGGTAACTTGTTTTACatagtatatttatttttttgctaaatatattacaacaaaataaaaacaataaaaaaattacttaaaaacttatttaaaaacttAGTTTGGCAGTAAAAGAAATTgtccaattccgttaacaccactccgctgcaccaaaaatgctggaaattTTACGATGTAGGCTGTCTGCCTATAATAATATGtgccaatttttttatcaaaattttcTTGGTGGTACATACACCacacatatttacaaataaCATAACTGTCTACGTACGTACCTACTCTAGGCAGTGTATAGCCGACATAAGTAGTATTTCTTTCAGTTAGAACAGTCCTGAAGATGAATTATAAACAGCATGTTGTATTTTTtacattgacgtataatatctaaggacgggccttacgggcactaaaaatggtactagttgaGTGGTGTCACTTaagaattcgagccaatcgtgcagtctaattGGTCGCAACTAAGTAGGTAGTTGAgcccaatcgcgcgcgtgatgcatactcatcaaccaatcgcgttgtaacggtgtcacaccgctgtactggccccattcatgcctcattcttattgcccgtaaagccagtccttagatattatacgtcaatgtaTTTTTCCTAGGTATCCGCCGACCGCCAGTCTACGACACACAGTACAACGGGAGAGACAGACACAAAGATGTCAATCATGTGGAAATGGAAACTGGTGACAACACGGACAAAACGGACACGGACAAGCTGTCCAGTGATAGTAGTGAGCAAGAGGAGAAACTCTTAATGAACGAGGATGAGAACAATCAGAATAAAATGATAAGACCAATGACAGTAAAAACTACCAAATCGCACAGATGCGCAGACCTTTTACGAAAAATTTTGGGGGACATAGATAAACTGCTTCCTTGCTAATTAGGTTTGGTTTTTATGAGCTAGATCATTATACAATATTCCTATAAGTATTCTATCATTTATTTGCCCGGACCGTGTATTAACGATAAAAAATGGTACGAGATCGGTACATATACTAGTAGGTATAAACTAATTATTCACAAAAAAATTGAGGCTTTCATTTTCAGACATAGCATATTAATGATGAcgatgtcaaactcgtggtaaggcgtGGTAAGGCTGTATATGTCTGACATGACACAAATACCAAATTCgtgcccatacaaccatttccagtcgccgttacgacgcggtgttgacacatcttgtgtcgacaccgtctgtttcggtcacaattccagtcgcagagtcgtcgccgtgtcgacacagttaccagaaatggggaagggtgacataaagtgtggtcgccgtgtgcacacattgtttcgggtttgcgactactttatgccaaaatcattcgttcattttgttcctgtcaaatggaaactgtcagatggaaaaatacttaaataaaaataagtgacattaatacgccatctctaaaacggattacaagacgtaattatatattgtttgcatttatattacaataggacttaaattattatggggaattaaactgctcgagtgatttgataaactaagtgtaatataatcaacgcgccaccacattgttttagtttagccggaaatgaaattgtttacttctcagtgcctgtgttcataactatattattttcacctcagcagctcgaacaagggtactttgcttcttaaaaacagtgagcaaaatgcgattttgctcactgagtgagacaaaatgacattcaagtcacctttatagtcaaatgtcatttcaacatgcggcgtctaatacaagttcgaaatacttgggttctattatctccgtccctttcacactgttagcaaaaagaaacagacaaaaaaagttcaagcgacattcaacggtatattaacggtttataatagacccccgaaaaacgtcagaacgcatcgttccaaaccacgtacgagtatgaattcttaataattaattaataaaaataaagtttacgatttgataaaaactgataaaatactatattttaggtattttattgtacaataaaaataatgaactcaaaaaatacacagattatcacgcaaaattaattattttacttttaagaatttctactatagttgacaaatagtacgtatccgcaattcggaccgtatcttacaattttttttttcacaaaaaaaaagttgtagattgaagtgtcagttgatatttattatttccatattattttactgaaatttattattacttttagtttttgtgttcgattgcggtaattaaacttaattgtttgtatatcttaagaaaacatgagttaGTGATGCATAGgtagtgatgaagaaggattacatttttcaagttgtctaattggtatgttctcactgccccggtgaaaaattttgtgtactacacgagatcaaagttatttacatctcgtgcgcttatgagtcccttactacgctcaagattctaaattagattcactcgctacgctcgtgaatctattatagaatctttcgcttgcacgggactcaaaataagcactcgaagaaatatcaaactttgatctcttgttgtacaaataactattgaagcatttttagtacttcgatgcgtatactatacttaaataacagaaataacgctttacatactacgaaacttgttaattatgatgtataaatatggtttaaggctgagaaatattgcagtcacaaagtagttgcaatgtttcgactttgtgtcgactctgtgttgacacatgacacgcgctgtcaaaagtaataacaaagttactggtatgttactggatttgcaaaatggctccttgtgttgatttgttttcagatattctcaaagtgtaaaaatgccgtggtcagagatgggcattcatcgattaactgtttattcgactaattaatggaataaaaaaagttaattctcaaattttaatcgcgattagtttagtcgacctaacatagattgaaattgaattaatctgaatattaatcgaataaattatcgattaaaacTCGATTGagagttgacagggggccatttttgtacgtaaaaataatagaaatgtcttgcatgcagatggtagcaaaacactttgtcataaaagtcgagatgggtgtcgatatataggttttagggagtgctgatttcgaaaataatgaccattttggaatccgaaatggcggccatgcactgtgtcataaaagtcgtcatggatgtcgttttatacgttttaggggggccccaattttgaaaatgatgaccattttggaatccaaaa
Coding sequences within it:
- the LOC134797893 gene encoding integumentary mucin C.1-like, with product MKSHDVSILMMTVTLAYSAPIEYEYVSIEVTPSKPVERQNGDANSGICCQSGSQSCCPYDYDDSCETASNRTLCGYNKNQKKSDEMASVTIYGLPCRVNDDRLECGYNGPYIIPDQRPIFVNKILANNPDCCSCCNQETTEEVTSEATTINPDCCNCCNQETTKEVTSEATTSNPDCCNCCNQETTKEVTISEATTSNPDCCNCCNQETTKEVETTKASVATTKARVETTTSTTTTTSTTTTTSTTTTTTTTTPKPATTTTKYEITTKYKKLASKSTKLIITTTNHPPTTATTTNQPATACVTVEDRCVIIYDSPCIPESPCQQDLGDDSRE